In the Silvanigrella aquatica genome, TGACAATACATTTACCTGGAGCAATTTGGAGAGCTCGTTCAATGACATTCACTTCCGTGGAATCGATCATTAAAGGAATATTAACTTGTGTTACTAATTTTTTTAAAAATTGATCCATATCTTCTGTTTCGTTACGTGAAACATAAGCAACACAGACATCAAGAATATGAGCACCTTCTTTAAGTTGTCCTTTGGCAATTTGGACAAGTCCGTCAAAATCATTTTGTGCTAAGAGGTCACGAAATTTTTTTGATCCATTGGCATTTGTTCTTTCGCCAACATACAAAGGTTTTGGTTCTAAATTTAACGGAACACTGGAATACAAACTGCACACACTGCGATCGTATTTACCTTTGCGCATTCCTGCGTTCAATTGACCAGATATTTTTGCTAATTCTTTAATATGTTCGGGAGTGGTGCCACAGCAACCTCCAATGACATTTAAAGAAAAATCCTTTGCCATGGTGACAACTTTATGAGCAAAATCCTGAGGTCCTAAGGGATAAACCGTTTTTCCACCAATATTTTGTGGGAGTCCTGCATTAGGTAACACGCTTAAGGCAAAGGGTGATGCTTCTGCAAGGTAAGCTATATGCTGACGCATTTCGTCAGGACCTGTAGCACAATTCATACCTAAAACATCGACGCCAAGGGATTCTATTGCTGTGAGAGCTGTTTGAATATCGCTTCCCACAAGCATGGTACCTGTGGCTTCAATAGTGACTTGTGTCCAAATAGGAACTTGTTTTTTTAATTCTTGCATTGCTTTTTTAGCGGCACGAACCGCAATTTTAACCTGATTTATGTCTTGACATGTTTCAATAAGAATAGCATCAACACCACCTATTAATAAGCCACGCATTTGTGTATAATAACTCTGATAAAGTGTTTGATAATCAATTTGTAATAAGGAAATTATTTTTGTCCCAGGACCTACGCTGCCAATGACAAATTTGGGAGTATTATAACTGCTTGCCACTTCGCGCGCGAGTTTGGCAGCTTGGATATTAAGATTTTCAGATCTGTGTGCGATTCCAAATTCGGCTAAGACAATTTCATTGCATCCAAAAGTATTTGTTTCAACAGCATCGGAGCCTGCATTAAAATAATTGTGATGAATTTCTTGAATCCATTCTTTTCGCCTTTCATTTAACAGTTCAACACAGCCTTCCGTTTGAATACCGCCATAATCGTCTAGGGTGGGATTATTTGCAAATATTTGTGTTCCCATGGCGCCATCAAGAAGTAAAACTCGTTCACGCATAATATCTGAAATTGTTTTTTTCATTTTAAAGGCCTATGTAGTTAATGGAACAATTCCCTAAAATTTTTATTTGGCAACCCAGTCTTTCGTTGGAATTGGCTTCGATAGATTGTAAAAAATCTTTTTCCTCACGTTCCATGGGTGAAATATTTTCCGTTCCTTTTTCAATTTTAATGCGACAAGTTCCACATGTTCCGTTACGGCATCCAAAAGTAACATCAGCGCCACTAGCGTCGACAATTTGTTGAAAAGTAGATCCAATTGGAACTTCTACTTCCATATCTTCTAAAACAAAATGTATAATAGGTTTTGACATTTTTGTTTCCTAAATGTTTTGAAATATATTAATTATTATTTTTATAAAAGTTTTAAAGCAAAATCAACCATTCCAAGTGGTGCACTAATTTGCAATCCTTGAACAGATGATTTGATTTCTTCAATGAGTTCTTTTGCAATCAATATTCCTTCTTCCATTTGTTCATCAGAAGTTTTGCATTTGCGTATGCGTTCCACCACGCTTTTGGGAACATAAACACCAGGAACTTCATTGGCCATAAATTCCGCGTTACGTAGGCTTTTGAGTGGCCAAATTCCAGCAATAATCGGAATTTTAAATTGTGAAGAAAACTCTAGAAAACGAAACAACGACGCGGAATCAAAAACGGGCTGGGTGATAGCCCACTCCGCTCCTGCTTCAACTTTGTAGCGAAAACGGGATTTTTCTTTTTCAATATCTGAGGCAACTGGATTTGCTCCGACGCCCACACTCATGCAAGTGGGACGACCTATGCTTGAACCGCCTAAATCGTATCCTGAATTTAAGCGAGAGACCATATTGACCAGTCCAATAGCATCGATATCAAAAACGGCAGTGGCATTGGGATAAGGCCCTAATTTCGGAGGATCGCCCGTAATGCATAAAATATTTTTAATACCTAAACCCGCTGCTCCTAAAAGATCACTTTGAATACCAAGCAAATTTCTATCGCGACAGGCGTAATGCAATATCGTTTCAATACCAATTTCTCGTTCAATAATACAAGCTGTAGCAAGGGAACTCATGCGCGCCGAAGCGCGAGGTCCATCGGGAATATTTATGGCGTCAATGTTATTTTCTTTACATATTTTAGAGCGTTCTAATATTTTTTCAATTTCCAGTCCTTTAGGGGGAAGCAATTCCATCGAAATTACGAATTTTCCATCTGCAATTTTTTGTGACCAATTGCTTTGTAGTGTGCGTGGTACTGTAGAAATATGAGCACGAATAGGGTTGTGATCGGCGATATTTCTTTTGTTACTTTGTCCTGTATCAAAAGCTTTTGCTTGTCTGATGGCGCCTGACATTATTTTTGTATGCAATGGGGAAGTGCCACTGCTCCCGCCTAGAAGGCGTGCTCCTTTTAAAAGGGCTTGTCTGGCAAACTCTCCCATATATTCGGGACTGGCCATATAAATAAGGCGTCCGTCAACCATGCGCGGTTGCCCCGCATTTGGGTATAAAATAATGGGCTTTAATGTTGATTTTGCTAGTTTTTTTAAGATTTCGAGCATAGGGGCAGGGCCATTTCCTCCGTCGATTCCGACGACATCGGCTCCCCATTCATCTAGTTTTCGAATAAACCATTCCGGTTCGGTTCCATATAAGCTGTGTCCATCTTCATTGACACTCATCATAGCAATAATAGGGGAATCACCAAGCTCTTTTATGGCAAGAATTGCTTGATGTATTTCAGAAAGATCGGGAAATCCTTCTAAAATAAAAAGATCTACACCGCCTTTTATTAATGCCTCCGCTTGGTGGCGAAAGGATTCTTTTGATTCTTCAAGAGAAGTGGGTCCCCAAGGTT is a window encoding:
- a CDS encoding 2Fe-2S iron-sulfur cluster-binding protein; amino-acid sequence: MSKPIIHFVLEDMEVEVPIGSTFQQIVDASGADVTFGCRNGTCGTCRIKIEKGTENISPMEREEKDFLQSIEANSNERLGCQIKILGNCSINYIGL
- a CDS encoding bifunctional homocysteine S-methyltransferase/methylenetetrahydrofolate reductase, with translation MTEVAVSLTPKLCCRSFRESLNKGECILLGGSTGTLLYEKGIFINKSFEEVNLSQPDLVLQIHSDFINAGAQIISTNTWGANTFKLKAFGLENKFKELNIAGAKIARKAAKDQCWVAGSMGPLGVRIEPWGPTSLEESKESFRHQAEALIKGGVDLFILEGFPDLSEIHQAILAIKELGDSPIIAMMSVNEDGHSLYGTEPEWFIRKLDEWGADVVGIDGGNGPAPMLEILKKLAKSTLKPIILYPNAGQPRMVDGRLIYMASPEYMGEFARQALLKGARLLGGSSGTSPLHTKIMSGAIRQAKAFDTGQSNKRNIADHNPIRAHISTVPRTLQSNWSQKIADGKFVISMELLPPKGLEIEKILERSKICKENNIDAINIPDGPRASARMSSLATACIIEREIGIETILHYACRDRNLLGIQSDLLGAAGLGIKNILCITGDPPKLGPYPNATAVFDIDAIGLVNMVSRLNSGYDLGGSSIGRPTCMSVGVGANPVASDIEKEKSRFRYKVEAGAEWAITQPVFDSASLFRFLEFSSQFKIPIIAGIWPLKSLRNAEFMANEVPGVYVPKSVVERIRKCKTSDEQMEEGILIAKELIEEIKSSVQGLQISAPLGMVDFALKLL